In the Sinomonas cyclohexanicum genome, CTGGGGCAGGGGCTTCTTCCGCACCCTGTTCCTGATCCCGTACGCGCTGCCGATGTACGCAGGGATCATTGCCTGGAAGTTCATGCTCCAGCGGGACACCGGTATGGTGAACCACTTCCTCTTCGACAACCTCGGCCTCGGCGGCGACAAGCCGTTCTGGCTGATTGGCGACAACGCGTTCACCTCGGTGGTCATCGTCGCCATCTGGCGCCTGTGGCCGTTCGCCTTCCTCATGCTCATGGCCGGCCTCCAGTCGATTCCCACCGACGTCTACGAGGCCTCGGCGGTCGACGGCGCGCGGCCGCTCCGGCAGTGGGCCTCCATCACGCTGCCCATGCTCCGTCCCGTCAACATGGTCCTGATCCTCGTGATGTTCCTGTGGACGTTCAACGACTTCAACACCCCCTTCGTGCTGTTCGGCAACGCGCAGCCGCCCGCGGGAGACCTCATCTCGTTCCACATCTACAACGCCTCGTTCCTGACCTGGAACTTCGGCTCCGGTGCGGCCATGTCGGTCCTGCTCCTGCTCTTCCTGCTCCTTGTCTCGGGCATCTACCTCATCGTCGTGAACAGGAGGTCCCGCCGTGCGTGAGACCACTGGGGCCAAGGCCTTCAGAATCGTCGTCGTGGCCGTCCTCGCGGTCTTCACGATCCTTCCCATCTATGTCATGGCCACTTCGGCGCTCAAGCCTCTCAGCGACGTCCAGGGACCGTTCACGTGGTGGCCCTCGACGATCACGGTCGAGCCCTTCATCGAGATGTGGAAGACCGTGCCGCTCGCGAGCTACTTCGTGAACAGCATCGTCGTGGCGGGCTCCGCGACGGTCATCAGCCTCATCATCGCGGTCTTCGCCTCCTTCGCCATCTCGCGCTACCGGTTCTTCGGCCGCTCGCTCTTCTCGACCACCGTGCTGTCCACGCAGATGTTCCCGGGCGTGCTGTTCCTGCTGCCGCTGTTCCTGATCTTCGTCAACATCAACGCGCTCACCGGGATCCAGCTCGTGGGCACGTGGGGCGGGCTCATCATCACCTATCTGACGTTCTCGCTCCCGTTCTCGATCTGGATGCTCGCCGGGTACTTCGACGGGATCCCGCACGAGCTCGATGAGGCCGCGAAGGTCGACGGCTGCGGCCCCATGGGTGCGCTGATGCGCGTCGTGCTCCCCGCGGCTCGCCCGGGCCTCATCGCCGTGGCGATCTACAGCTTCATGACGTCCTGGGGCGAGGTGCTGTTCGCCTCGGTCATGACCACCGACGCCAACCGCACCCTCGCCGTCGGCCTCCAGCTCTACTCGACGCAGACGAACGTCTACTGGAACCAGATCATGGCCGCATCGCTCGTGGTGAGCGTGCCCGTCGTCGTCGGCTTCCTCCTGCTCCAGCGGAACTTCGTCGCGGGCCTCACCGCGGGCGCCGTCAAGTAGCGGTGCCCCTCCGCGGGCGCCAGCTCGCGGCTACCCGGCAAGGCCGATGATCCCGAGCCACACGAGCCCGATCACCTTGAGGACCTCGAGGCCCACATAGGTGAAGTGGAGCGTGTGCCTGGGCATCGCCTCGCTGAGGTTGCCGCCCGTCACGCGGCGGTCCATGCGCGGCCGGAGCACGGCGACGTCGAGCACCACGATCACGGCGAGGGCCACCCCGAGGGTCCAGGCGAGCGCGGCTGCCCGGCCGCCGAGGGCGAGCGCCACGAGCACGACGGCGGCCAGCGCGCACTCGACGACGTTGAGCGCCTTGAACACGAGCCGCCCGATGCCCACGCCGAGCTCGATCGTGATCCCGGGGGCCCGGAACTTCAGCGGCGCCTCGATGAACGAGATGGCCAGCACCATCCCGAGCCACACGAACGCTGCCGCCACGAGAACGGCTGTCGCCACAGCCATGCATCATCACCTCGGAAGAATCGATCGGTCCCCTCGAGGATAATCCAGTATTCTCCGTGCTTATTAATCGGGTCCCCGGAGCTGGTGGCATCATGATGGCAAACGATTGCCATCAGGCGGCGCGCCGCGAACAATGAACCTCATGCCAACCGATCCCGCCCCCGTCCCGACCGTCCTCGTGGGTGCCGGCTCCATCGCCCGGTCGCACGCCCGTGCGATCGATGCGACACCGGGCCTCGGGCTCGCCGCGATCGTGAGCCGCGGCGGCACGACCGCGCGGACCCTTGCCGACGAGCTCGCCCTGACGGGATCGCCGTCGCGGCCGCGCGCCGTCGGGAGCCTCGGCGAGGCCCTCCGCCGGGTCCGCGCCCCATCCGTCGCGGAGGGTGCGCACGACGGCGCGCGGCCGCTCGTCGTCGTGGCGACCCCGACGGCGTCGCACCTCGCCCTTGCCGAGGAGGCGATCGCGGCCGGCGCCCACGTGCTCATCGAGAAGCCGCTCGACGTCGACCTCGCCGCCGCCCGCGCCTTCGCGGACCGCACCCGCACGGCCACGGCGGCCGGTCAGGTCATCTCGGTGGTCAGCCAGCACCGCTTCGACGCTGCGAGCCTCGCCGTCCGCGATGCCGTGCGCGCCGGGCGGCTCGGACGGATCACCTCGGCCGTCGCGACCGTTCCCTGGTGGCGCAGCCCCGCCTACTACGCGGCCTCACCGTGGCGCGGCACGTTCGCGGGCGACGGCGGCGGCGCCCTCATGAACCAGGGCATCCACATGCTCGATCTCGTGGTCGCCCTGCTCGGCCGCCCCACCGCGGTCGCTGCGATGGCGGCGCAGACGCTGCACCCCATCGAGGCCGAGGACACCGCCGGCCTGCTCCTCCGCTTCGAGTCCGGCGCGCTCGCCACGATGCACGCGAGCACGTCCGCCTACCCGGGCCTCGCGGCGCGCCTGCAGGTCGCCGGCAGCCTGGGCAGCGCGGTCATCGAGAACGAGGCGCTCGTCTACCTCCACGCCGACCCGGCGGAGGCCGCGCCGGACTACGGGCTCTACGGCGGGGGCAACCAGCTCGCCGCCGTGGCCGCGGCGCCGCGCGTTGACCCGACCGAGTCGCCGGCAGGGCTCGCGCGCCAGTACGCGGACGTGGCGGCCGCCATCGCCGAGGGGCGCGATCCGGCCGTGACGGTCGGCGACGCACTGGTCACCCTGGGTGTGATCGAGGCGGCATACCGCTCGGCGCGGGACGGCCGGACCGTCGGACTCTGAGGCCCCCAGCCGCCCGCGTTTCAGGAGCCGAGCCGCCGCGCCTTGAGCACCGCGTCCGTCATGACGGCCGACTGCCCCTCGGGGCCGGTCGCCTCCCGTCCCTCGGAGGTGCTCGTCTCGATCTCCCACTCGCTCGAGCGCAGCCCCAGCGAGGCGGCGAGCTCCTGAGCAGAAGGCATGTGGACGTCGTCGTGCGCGTGCCGGGCCCAGGGCGGGAACGCCGTGTGGCCCACCACGAACAGCGTGCCGCCCGGCGCCACGGCGCGGGTCGCCGCCAGGAGGATCCGCTCGCGGGGCATGCTGATGGGGGAGTGGAGGAAGGATGCGGTGACGAGGTCGTAGGTGTCCTCCGGTTCCCACTCGCCGAGGTCGCGCGCCAGCCACGTGATGCGGTCCGCTACACCGGCGTCCTGCGCGTGCTCGGCGGCACGCCCCAGCGCGACGGCGGAGACGTCCAGTCCCGTGACGGTCCACCCCCGCTCGGCGAGCCAGATCGCATCGGCGCCCTCGCCGCAGCCGAGGTCGATCGCGCGGCCCGGCGCCATCATGCTGACCTCGCGCACGAGCGCGGCGTTCGGCTTCCCGCTCCAGACCCGCTGGCGCTCCGTGTAGAACTCGTCCCAGAACTCGCTCGGTCCCGGCTTGTGTTCGGTGTCCATCCCCCACTCCTATCGACCCCGCGGGCAGTGCGCAATGGCGGACGCGGACGACGCCCGCGCGCCCGCCCCGCGTCGTCAGGCCTTCCCCGCAGTGGGCGGCTTCCGTACGCTCGTGAGTGGAGGTGATCCGCCATGAGTGCACTGCAGCAGGGCGACCGGATCGTCATCAGGGGCCGGACCGTGGACACCGCGGACCGGCACGGGGAGATCATCGAGGTCAAGGGCCCCAACGGCGAGCCGCCGTACCGGGTCCGCTTCGACGACGGGCACGAGTCGGTCGTGTTCCCCGGGGGCGACTTCGCGGTCGAGAAGGCACCAGCCAGCTGAGATGTTCGAGCTCACCGACGACCAGCGCGACCTCGTCGCCACCGTCCGGGACTTCGCCACGGACAGGATCGCCCCGCACGCGCTCGACTGGGACGCTCAGAAGCACTTCCCCGTCGACGTGCTGCGCGAGGCCGGCGAGCTCGGGCTCGGCGGGGTCTACGTGGGCGAGGAGTACGGCGGCACCGGCCTCACGCGCTACGACGCCGTCCTGATCTTCGAAGAGCTGGCCCGGGCCGACCCCACGATCGCCGCCTACATCTCGATCCACAACATGGTCGCGTGGATGGTCGACGCGTTCGGCACCGAGGTCCAGCGGAAGGAATGGGTGCCGCAGCTCGTCACCATGGAGGCGCTCGGCAGCTACTGCCTGACCGAGCCCGGCGTGGGCTCCGACGCGGCGGCGCTCACCGCGAAGGCCGTCCGCGACGGCGACGACTACGTCCTCACGGGCGTCAAGCAGTTCATCTCCGGTGCCGGCGTCTCCGCGCTCTACATCGTCATGGCCCGCACTGCCGACACGGGCCACCGCGGGATCACCGCGTTCCTCGTTCCCGCGGGCGCGAAGGGCCTCTCCTTCGGCGCGATAGAGAAGAAGATGGGCTGGAACGCCCAGCCCACCCGACAGGTCGTGCTCGACCACGTCCGCGTCCCGGCGTCGAACCGCCTCGGCGAGGAGGGCAGCGGGTTCGGCATCGCCATGAAGGGCCTCAACGGCGGGCGCCTCAACATCGCCGCGTGCTCCCTGGGCGGCGGACAGGCCGCGCTCGAGAAGACGGTCGCGTACCTCAAGGAGCGCACGGCGTTCGGCGGGCGGCTCGCGGACAAGCAGTCCCTCATGTTCGACCTCGCGGACATGGACATGAAGCTCGAGGCCGCCCGCACGCTGCTGCGCCGCGCCGCGGACGCGCTGGATCGCGGCGACCGCGACGCCGTGCGGCTGTGCGCGATCGCCAAGCGGGTCGCCACCGACGCCGGCTTCGAGGTGGCCAACGAGGCCATCCAGCTGCACGGCGGCTACGGCTACCTGCACGAGTACGGCATCGAGAAGATCGCCCGGGACCTGCGCGTCCATCAGATCCTCGAGGGGTCCAACGAGATCATGCGGCTCATCGTGGGCCGCGAGCTCATCGGGGAGTAGGCCCGGTCCCTCCCGACAGTGGGCCCGGCGGCCGCCCGAGAAGGGTCGCATGGCCCTTCCGCGCGGACCGGATGCCTCCGTACCCTCGGGAGCGAAAGACCGTCAGGAAGGCAGGAGGCCAGCCATGCTCGCGCTCCAGGATTTCGCGGAACTGCTTCGCGAGCCGGGACCTTGGTGCACCATCCACGCGGAGGTCAGCACCGGGACGGTGACCTCTCGGGAGGCCACCGAAGTACTCACTCCCAACATGTCCCGGGCCGTGACCGACGCCGGGGGATCGGACGACGACGCGCGGGCCGCGGGCCAGCTCGAATGGGCGGCCCCCGGGACGCCGGGCCCCGTATCCCGCTTCGTGCTGATCAGGGGCGGCCAGGTCGTGGCGAACGAGCTGCTGCCGGGCGCCCCGGCGAAGACGGTCGTCCACGTGGCCCCCATTCCTGACCTGCTGCCGCTCGCGGCGGTCCGAGGCACCGATGTCGAGTACCTCGTGGTCCAGGCCGAGCGCGCCGAGGCGGAGATCGGCCGCTACCGCGCCTCGTCCGGTGCTGCTCTGGGCAGCCAAGAGGTGCACGGGAGCACCGAGAACCTGACCAAGGTCTCGCTGGGCGGCTATTCGCAGGGCAAGTACCAGCACCGCACCGAGGAGATCTGGCGGCGCAACGGCGCCGACGTCGCGGCCGAGGTCAACCGGCTCGTCGAGGAGGGCGGACTGCAGCTCGTGGTCCTCGCGGGGGATGAGCGCGCACGGCTCATGGTCCAGGAGGCGCTGAGCGAGAGGGCCGCCGCCCTCGTCCAGACCGTGGACATGAACTCCTCGGCGCCCGGGTCGGACCAGGAGAGGTTCGAGGCCGAGGTGGAGGCCGTCGTCGCCGGCGCGGCGGCGCGGTCGCAGCGCGAGGCCCTCGCCCGCCTCGCGGACGGGGTCGGCCGGTCGTCCGCCACCGGGTGGGCGGAGACACTGCACGCCCTGCGCGAGGCACGCGTCGGGACGCTCCTGCTCTGCCCCGAGGCGGCGCAGGGACAGACGCTTCTCGCCCTCGGTGCGGAACCGTGGGTCGCGGAGACGGAGGGCGACGCCGCCGGCGCCCCGGTGCTCGGGGCGGTTGGCTCCGCCGCGGCACTGCTGCGCGCAGCGGTCCTGACCAAGGCGGACACGGTCCTAGTCGATCCCGGGGCGCTCGACGGCGGTGTGCCCGCCGCTGCACTCCTGCGCTGGTAGCGAGGGCGCGCACCGGGAGCGGTGGCCCGGGGCCTAGGCGCAGCCGTCGGGGCCGCAGACCTCGCCGTCGAGCCGGTCGGCGCCCTCGCTGGCCCCGCCGGCCGCGCCGCCGGCCGGCTGGCCGACCATCACGAGCGGGTTCGCCTCGCGCCACGCGGTCTCGAGCGCCTGCGTGAAGAGCTCGGCGGGCTGGGCACCGGAGACACCGTACTTGCTGTCGAGGACGAAGAACGGCACGCCCTGGATGCCGAGCGCGCGGGCCTCGCGGATGTCGGCCCCGACCGCGTCGCGGTAGGTGCCTGCGTCGAGTGCCTCGGTGATCTCCGCGGCGTCGAGCCCGGCCTCGGTCCCGATCCGCACGAGGACCTCGCGGGCGCCGATGTCCTCGCCGTGCTCGAAGTGGGCCGAGAGCAGGGCCTCCTTGACCGCGTCGGCGCGCCGGGCGCCGTCGTGCGCGTCCCGAGCCTTGGCCAGGTGCAGCAGCTCGTGGGCCGAGTACGAATTGGCGACGACGACCCGCCCGAAGTCGTACTCGAGGCCCTCGCCCGCCGCGACCTGCGTCACGTGCTCGAACATCTGCGCCACGCGCTCGGCGGGCATGCCCTTGCGCTCGGACAGGTACTCGACCTCGGTGCCCTCGTAGTGCTCGGGGAGGGTGGGGTCCAGCTGGTAGCTGTGCCACGTGACCGTGACCTGGTCCTTGTGCGGGAACTGCTCGAGTGCGGATTCGAAGCGGCGCTTGCCGATGAAGCACCACGGGCAGGCGATATCAGACCAGATGTCAACGTTCATACAGGGTTCAAGGTCTTGCCCGCGTAGGGTATTCCGACTTGTCGAGCGGGACGGCAGTCGTTTTCGAGCTCGTGGCACCCGTTGAGGCGACGAACGTCGGCAATCGGACGAACGATGGCCGCAGATCTTTCGCCGTCGCAAGGTGCTCTCTACCGCATTTGGCCTGATCTCTCCGCGACGGCGGTTCTCAAGGACGCTTCTTTCCAACGGCCTCGATTGGAGCCCCTATGGGCGTACTTTCTACTTCACCGACTCCAGCACGCGTCGGATCGACGCGTATGACATCGATCTCGAATCGGCGGGCATCCGCAACGGCCGGATGCTGGTCGGTCTTCCCCACCCTGTGGCAACCCCGGGCGGAATGGCGGTGGACGCCGAGGGAACCATCTGGGTCGCGATGTGGGACGGTGGGTGCGTCCATCGCTTCGACCCGGACGGCAGGCTTCTCCTTCTCTCGGAACCTTGGGCTGCGCCGGGGGCGTTGCTGGTCAGGCCGCCTTGACCGGGGCCATGCCGTTTGCGGACGTCAAGGCAGCCTGATTCTCCCTGGCGAGGAAGGCGGAGAGCTCGCCGATCGTGCTCATCAGAGGGGCAGGGAAGACCACGGTGGTGTTCTTGTCCACGCCGATCTCCACCAGGCTCTGCAGGTTGCGCAGCTGCAGGGCGAGCGGGTGGGCCATCATGGTGTCGGAGGCTTGGCCCAGGGCGGTGGCGGAGATCGCCTCGCCTTCGGCGGCGATGATCTTGGCCCTCTTCTCCCGCTCGGCCTCGGCCTGCCGCGCCATGGCCCGCTTCATGCTCTCGGGCAGCTGG is a window encoding:
- a CDS encoding Gfo/Idh/MocA family protein is translated as MPTDPAPVPTVLVGAGSIARSHARAIDATPGLGLAAIVSRGGTTARTLADELALTGSPSRPRAVGSLGEALRRVRAPSVAEGAHDGARPLVVVATPTASHLALAEEAIAAGAHVLIEKPLDVDLAAARAFADRTRTATAAGQVISVVSQHRFDAASLAVRDAVRAGRLGRITSAVATVPWWRSPAYYAASPWRGTFAGDGGGALMNQGIHMLDLVVALLGRPTAVAAMAAQTLHPIEAEDTAGLLLRFESGALATMHASTSAYPGLAARLQVAGSLGSAVIENEALVYLHADPAEAAPDYGLYGGGNQLAAVAAAPRVDPTESPAGLARQYADVAAAIAEGRDPAVTVGDALVTLGVIEAAYRSARDGRTVGL
- a CDS encoding carbohydrate ABC transporter permease, yielding MSAVTAAPTKPPATESPATRPRRRAAGWWLPYALLAPAIIFELLIHVIPMLTGIWMSFIKLTKAFIANWGRAPFAGLGNYSVAVDFNGVIGAGLLHSFLVTVAFTVLVVGVSWGLGMAAAVALQKKFWGRGFFRTLFLIPYALPMYAGIIAWKFMLQRDTGMVNHFLFDNLGLGGDKPFWLIGDNAFTSVVIVAIWRLWPFAFLMLMAGLQSIPTDVYEASAVDGARPLRQWASITLPMLRPVNMVLILVMFLWTFNDFNTPFVLFGNAQPPAGDLISFHIYNASFLTWNFGSGAAMSVLLLLFLLLVSGIYLIVVNRRSRRA
- a CDS encoding baeRF2 domain-containing protein, translating into MLALQDFAELLREPGPWCTIHAEVSTGTVTSREATEVLTPNMSRAVTDAGGSDDDARAAGQLEWAAPGTPGPVSRFVLIRGGQVVANELLPGAPAKTVVHVAPIPDLLPLAAVRGTDVEYLVVQAERAEAEIGRYRASSGAALGSQEVHGSTENLTKVSLGGYSQGKYQHRTEEIWRRNGADVAAEVNRLVEEGGLQLVVLAGDERARLMVQEALSERAAALVQTVDMNSSAPGSDQERFEAEVEAVVAGAAARSQREALARLADGVGRSSATGWAETLHALREARVGTLLLCPEAAQGQTLLALGAEPWVAETEGDAAGAPVLGAVGSAAALLRAAVLTKADTVLVDPGALDGGVPAAALLRW
- a CDS encoding acyl-CoA dehydrogenase family protein encodes the protein MFELTDDQRDLVATVRDFATDRIAPHALDWDAQKHFPVDVLREAGELGLGGVYVGEEYGGTGLTRYDAVLIFEELARADPTIAAYISIHNMVAWMVDAFGTEVQRKEWVPQLVTMEALGSYCLTEPGVGSDAAALTAKAVRDGDDYVLTGVKQFISGAGVSALYIVMARTADTGHRGITAFLVPAGAKGLSFGAIEKKMGWNAQPTRQVVLDHVRVPASNRLGEEGSGFGIAMKGLNGGRLNIAACSLGGGQAALEKTVAYLKERTAFGGRLADKQSLMFDLADMDMKLEAARTLLRRAADALDRGDRDAVRLCAIAKRVATDAGFEVANEAIQLHGGYGYLHEYGIEKIARDLRVHQILEGSNEIMRLIVGRELIGE
- a CDS encoding SMP-30/gluconolactonase/LRE family protein; protein product: MLSTAFGLISPRRRFSRTLLSNGLDWSPYGRTFYFTDSSTRRIDAYDIDLESAGIRNGRMLVGLPHPVATPGGMAVDAEGTIWVAMWDGGCVHRFDPDGRLLLLSEPWAAPGALLVRPP
- a CDS encoding carbohydrate ABC transporter permease; the protein is MRETTGAKAFRIVVVAVLAVFTILPIYVMATSALKPLSDVQGPFTWWPSTITVEPFIEMWKTVPLASYFVNSIVVAGSATVISLIIAVFASFAISRYRFFGRSLFSTTVLSTQMFPGVLFLLPLFLIFVNINALTGIQLVGTWGGLIITYLTFSLPFSIWMLAGYFDGIPHELDEAAKVDGCGPMGALMRVVLPAARPGLIAVAIYSFMTSWGEVLFASVMTTDANRTLAVGLQLYSTQTNVYWNQIMAASLVVSVPVVVGFLLLQRNFVAGLTAGAVK
- a CDS encoding DsbA family oxidoreductase, with amino-acid sequence MNVDIWSDIACPWCFIGKRRFESALEQFPHKDQVTVTWHSYQLDPTLPEHYEGTEVEYLSERKGMPAERVAQMFEHVTQVAAGEGLEYDFGRVVVANSYSAHELLHLAKARDAHDGARRADAVKEALLSAHFEHGEDIGAREVLVRIGTEAGLDAAEITEALDAGTYRDAVGADIREARALGIQGVPFFVLDSKYGVSGAQPAELFTQALETAWREANPLVMVGQPAGGAAGGASEGADRLDGEVCGPDGCA
- a CDS encoding DUF1918 domain-containing protein, with amino-acid sequence MSALQQGDRIVIRGRTVDTADRHGEIIEVKGPNGEPPYRVRFDDGHESVVFPGGDFAVEKAPAS
- a CDS encoding class I SAM-dependent methyltransferase produces the protein MDTEHKPGPSEFWDEFYTERQRVWSGKPNAALVREVSMMAPGRAIDLGCGEGADAIWLAERGWTVTGLDVSAVALGRAAEHAQDAGVADRITWLARDLGEWEPEDTYDLVTASFLHSPISMPRERILLAATRAVAPGGTLFVVGHTAFPPWARHAHDDVHMPSAQELAASLGLRSSEWEIETSTSEGREATGPEGQSAVMTDAVLKARRLGS